The genomic stretch TCCAAACATTAATGCTTTGTCAATATCTTCATTAGAAGCTGATTTCATTTCCATTAATGAAAAAACTTCTCTAGCAACCCCTTGTTGTATCCTATTAGCAATCAGTCCTGGAATATCTTTTAAAACTCTTATAGTTACTTTATTAGCTTTTTTATATATTTTTTCAATTTCAACAAAAATTTCTTCAGGCATATTGCCAAAATATGATAATTCTACTAATGGCATTAAATGTGCAGGATTATACCAATGATTAACCATACAATATTTTTTCTTTTCCTCAGGAACAAATTTTATCATTTCCATTAAACCCAAACTTGAAGTATTACTTGCAAGAATAGCTTCTTTTTTTGTCAATTTTGACAAATTTTTAAAAAGTTCTTGCTTTAATTCTAATTTTTCAGGAGTAACTTCTATAATAAAATCAGCATTCTCTACTGCTATTTTCAAATCTGAATATAAAATTATATTATTTAAAGTATCTTTTATTTTTTCTTTATTTATATATTCATTTTCTTCTAAAAATTCTAATTCTTTTTTTATAATTTCTTTTACTGAATTTCTTCTTTCATCTGATATTTCATAGAGATTTACTTGAAAATTATTCATAGCAAAAACTTCTGCTATTCCATGTCCCATTGTTCCAGCACCTAAAACAGCTATTGTTTTTATCATAATTTATCATCTCCTAATTCCTATTTAGTTAATTTAAAAATTTCTCTGACATCTTCAACAGTTGCAACTTCATTTCCAGCAATTTTTATTATGTCTGCTGCTCTTTTAACAAGTTGAGAATTAGATTCGGCTAATATTCCTGGTCCATAATAGACATTATCTTCCATTCCAACTCTTAAATGCCCTCCCATAGCAACAGTTGCTAACATTACAGGGACATGAGCTTTTCCTATTCCTAATGCACCCCAAGTAGAGTTTTCTGGAATTAAGTTTTTTAGATAAACTAAATTGTCTATAGTAGCTGCAATACCACCAGCAGCACCAAGAATAAATTGGAAATGAGCAGGGGTTTTTAAAATTCCCTTTTTTATATAATATTTTGCATTGTATATAAAAGAAGTATCAAAGACTTCAATTTCAGGTTTAATATTGTTTTCTAACATAGTTTTTCCTAATTTTTCTAAAAATAATGGATGATTTATGAATAAACTATTATTCATCCAATTCATAGTACCGCAATCATAAGAAGCTAATTCAGGTTTTAATATCTTTAAATGAGCTTGTCTATCTTCTTCTGTTGCATTTAAATCTCCAGATGTTGTTAGATTAATAACTATGTTACATTTTTCTTTTATTAATTTAACAGTTTCTATAAATTTATCAGTTGACATTGAGCCTCTTCCTTCATCATCTCTCATATGAAGATGTGCTATTGCAGCTCCTGCTTTATAGCATTCAAAAACATCATCTGCTATTTCTTTGGGAGTCATAGGAATATTTGGATTATCTTTTTTTGTCGGCCATGCTCCAGTAGGAGCAACAGTAATAATTGTTTTCATAACTTTACCTCCATATTTTTTATACTGTTTATAACTAAAGTTATAACTTAATATAAATATATCATAAATAAAGTTATAAGTAAATAAAAAAATATTTTTTTTATAAAAACCTTTTAAAATACTAAAATTTAATTTATAATATATTATATTTGGAGGGAATTTATGAAAAAAGAAATAGATATTAAAAATTTTGATTGCTTAGAGATATTAAATAACTTATATGATGGAATATATATCGTTGATGGTGATGGAAAAACAATTTTTGTCAATGATGCTTATTGCAAAATAACTGGTATTCCTAGAGAAGAATTAATTGGAAAAAAAGTGCAAGAAATTCAAAAAAAAGGACTATATAAAGGTTCTGTAACTGAAAGAGTTCTTAAAGAAAAAAAAGTTATATCCTCTATTGGAAAAAGTACAATTACAAATAAAGACATTTTAGTTACTGGAACTCCAATTTTTGATGAAAAAGGTAAAATTAAACTTATTGTAATTAATGATAGAGATATAAGTGAATTAAAAAGATTAGAAATTGAAAATATAAAGTACAAAGAGATTCAAGAGAAAACAGATGAAAAAATAAACTTTTTAAATCGGAAACATATTTTAGGAAAAGATATCTCATTAGATGATTTACCTACTAATATTAGTAATATAATAAAAGAAATCTCATCTTCTAATATAACCGTTCTCATAACAGGTGAATTTGGAACAGGAAAAGATTCTTTAGCTCAAAAGATTTATTATTATAGTAACAGAACTAAAAATCCATTTTTTCAAATTAGTTGTAATGAATATGAAGAAAACTTACTAGAAAAAGAATTATTTGGAACAATAAAAGAAAAAAATTCTCATTTTGGACTTTTAGAATTAGCAAATAAAGGAACATTATATATCTCTGAAATTGACATGATGTCAACAAAAATCCAAAAAAAACTACTAAAAGTACTAAATGAAAAAAAGTTAAAAAAAAATGGTGGAGAAATTATTAATATTGACATTCGTTTTATATTTTCAAGCAATAAAGACATTGAAATTGAAGTTAAAAATAAAAATTTTTCAAAAGAATTTTTTGAAAAAATTAATATTATTTCAATAAAAATTCCTCCATTAAGAGAAAGAAAAGCTAGTTTTTCTTCTTTTGTAAATAAATTTTTAATTAAATTTAATAAAAAATATAATAAAAATATAAATTTATTAAAAGATGAAATGAAATTATTAAAAATGTATAATTGGCCAGGAAATTTAAAAGAATTAGAAAACTTTTTAGAGAGACTTGTAGTCACTTATAACGATGGAGATGATATAAAAGCTATTATTAAATCTATGCTACTTTTAGAGTATTCTGATATACTTGCAAACCAAAATTTGAGCCTAAAAGAAATGATGCAAAAAATAGAAAAAAATATTATTATTAAATTATTAAATCAATATGGAACTGTTAATAAAGTTGCCCCAATTTTAGGAATTAGTCAACCAGCTCTTTCTAAAAAATGTAAAGTATTAAAAATATTAAAATAATAGATTCTAATGTAAATATAAAAATGGTAGAAAACTAAAGGACAATTTAATCTCTACCATTTTTTAATTAAATTTTTATTTTTTGAAAAATTCACTAATTAGTCTATATAAGTTATAATGGTCATCAACTCCACCTAACTCTCTTACAGAGTGCATAGAAAGTAGTGGACTTCCAATATCAATTCCTAATATTCTTATTTGTGATTGTTGTATAGGCCCTATTGTTGAACCTCCACGAACATCAGAACGATTTACAAAAGTTTGAATAGGAATTTTATTATCTTTTGCTATTTTCTCAATAACAGCTTTTGAATAGCCATCAGTTATATATGATTTATTAGCAGCCATTTTTATAACGGGTCCACAATTAATTTTAGGCTCATTAGTTGGATCTGATTTTTCTAAATAATTAGGATGTATAGAATGTGCAGCATCATTTGAAATAACAAAAGAATTAGCCAAAGCCTGTTGATGTTCTTCAAAACTTAATTTCATAGCATTTGAAATTCTTTCTAAAATATTTTTTAAAGTAGGACTATCTGCACCTTGAATTGAATTAGATCCTATTTCTTCATTATCATAACCTACAACAACACAAGTATTCTTTTTATCTTTATTGTCCACCAAAGACATTACACCTGCATGAAGTGCAGCAAGATTATCCAGTCTTCCAACTGAAATAAATTCTTCATTAGCTCCTAATAGAGAACCTTTTTCTCTTGAATATAAATTTAAGTCATAACTTAAAATTTTATCCTCTTTGACTTTTAATTGTTTAGCTAATAATTTTTTTAAAGAAAATTTTTCTTTTTCATCAGTAATAGTAACTAATGGTAAAGTATCCTTTTGGGCATTAATTGCCATTCCATCATTTACACCTCTATTTTGATGTATACAAAGAGATGGAATTATAAATAAATCTTTATCATAATTTATAAAATATTTTTTAGGTCTAAAAGCATTATCACTTTCAACAAATACTCTACCACTGAATGACAAAGGTCTATCAAACCAAGTGCTTAAAATAGGTCCACCATAAACTTCTGTATTCAAAATATTGAAACTTTTTCTGTTTATTTCAGGATTAGGCTTTATTAAAAATCCAGGACTATCTGTATGTGAAGCAGCAATTTTATAACCTGTTTTAGAAATTTTTTCACTTCCTATTGTAAAAGCTATAATTCCACTGTCATTTATAGTTACAAAATATTTCCCACCTTTTTTTAGTTTCCATTCTTCTATTTCAGAAAGTTCAGAAAATCCTTTTTTTTCTAAAATATTCTTTGTATTAATACAAGCAAAATAATTAGATGGACTTTCATCAATAAATTTTATTAAATCTTTTGCAAATTTTAATTTTTCCATTTTTCCTCCCATAATTGATTACAATATTTTATTTTAACATAAATTTTAAAAATTTTACTTATTTATTTTATATAATACAAAAAATAATGGGACTGTTTTAGCAATCCCATTATTCTAAGTTATTTTACTTCTTTACCATCTTTATATTTTACTTTTGAAATTACTTTTCCTGCTTCATCATATTCAATAAATTCTCCATCAGGTAGACCATCTTTCATTGTCCCTGTTCCAACAAGTTTACCACTCTTATCAGAGAATTTTTCTACTTTTCCATTAAATAAACCATTTTTAATAGCTACTTTTTGATTAATTTTTCCATTTTCATAGTAAGTTTCCATAGTTCCATTTAAACCATTAATTGATAAAACTGCTTTTGTAATAGTTACTTTTGGACTTAAACCATTTTTAATAGTTATTTGTTGAGTTTTATGATTTATTTCATAAGTAGTAAATAATGCTAATTTATTATTTTCAAAAGTTTCAATCTGTATTCTGTCAATACCATCTATAAAAGCTTTTAATTCAGGACTATATGGAATTTCTCCATTTATATAAGCTATCACAGCATCTGTTGCAAATACATTAACATCCTTATTAAATTTATAAGTGTTTCTAACAGCTAATTCTCCATTGGCAAGATATATTTCAGAAAATGGATTCAACTTCCCATTTTTTTCAGAAACTTTAGTTTTCATTCCTGCCATTTGTGCAACAGCTGGTTCATCTTTTAAAGAATTAACTGCAATAAGTCGTCCTTCTTCACTGTATCCTTCCAAAGTATTATTAGCCTTATTAATCTTGTAAGTAAATGTGATTTCCTTATCTCTATTTAACTTTTCTCTAACATATTTATTTATTTCATCAATATTTATATCTCCTGCTGCATAAGCAATAAAACTACAAAAAGCTAAAAGTAAAAATAAAATTTTTTTCATAAATATAAAACCTCCATTAATTTAAGATAGGTTATTTTAACTAATTTTTTAATAAATTTCAATATTTAATTTTATTTATTTAACAAATTAGTAAAAAATTCTTCTGCTTTTTTAAAATCATCTTCATCTGGGTGAGTAGAAGCAGCTTCCCATCTTGCAATTCTTTCAGGAGTTACTCCATGAGGATGTCCAGCTGGAAATTTTTTCATTATATCTTGCATTTCTTTTGAAATTCTTCCCCAAATTAATAAACCATCTTTAAAGTTATTATTTTCAGAACATAATTTTTTAGCATTTTCAAAAACATCATTCCAATGCTCTGAGTCAGGTCTTGCTCCTAATGTACCTAAAAAATAAATATTTTTATTATTTAAAGTTTTTAAAAATTCAATAGAATCTTTATCCATAGTTCCTTTATCACACCAGAAACCAATAATAATGTTATCATAATCTTCCACTTTCACATTTTTAATATCTTTAACATTTACTATTTTTTTTTCAGATTTTAAAACTCTATATATTCTTTCACACACTGACTTTGTATTACCACTAATTGTAGAATAAACTATTAATGTTTTCATAAATGCCTCCCAATTTCTTCAATTATATTTGCCACTAAGCTATTTCCCCAAAAAATTCCTTTTAGTTGATATATAGCAAAGTTATTTTCAATTTTTATATATCCTTCTTTTTCAAATTCCTGTAATCTTTTATAAATAATTTTATAAATTTTATCATCACAATATTTTTTTATTTCTTCTAAATCAAATTTATCAAACTGCATTAAACCTGAAATCATAGAAAGATTATGATTAATTTCAGATGTTTTAGAGTAAAAGCTCATTTGTTGATTCATATTGTAAACTCCAATATCTTGAATATGTCCACCTGCCCCATTTCCAATAGGTAATAAGTTTTTTAAGCCATTATTATTTCTAATATACTTATAGCTATCTCTACCATTAGTTAATTTTGTTAATTCTAAAAGTTTGTATCCTTTCTCAACACATCTACTATAAAAAAGATTATGTAATTCTTCATCTCTTTCTAAACTATAAATATATATAGACTTATCTTTTTCCCTTTCCTTAGAAATATCAGAACCATCATGTATCATAAGGGAATAAAAACTTGCACTGTCTGCTTCAACTTCTGCTAATAAATCTGCATCTTGTAAGACTTCTTCATCGGTTTGATTAGCATAGTTATATATTATATCTATACAGACAAGTCCAGAAAATCTTTTTTTAATTTCTTTCAATCTTTCTACAACATAGTCTTTATCATAAGTCCTATTTAAAAGTTTTCTACCCCTATTAGAGAAAGTCTGTATCCCTACACTTATTCTATTTACTCCATTTTCTTCCATAACTTTAAGTTTTTCAAAAGTTAAATTATGTAAGGTTGTTTCAAAAGTCATTTCATAGTCTTTAGCAAATTTAAAATTTTCATTTAAAGTCTTTAATATTCTTTCTAATTGCTCTTTTTTAAATATAGTTGGTGTTCCTCCACCAAAGAAAACAACATCTATTTCACTTGTTTGACAAAATTTAAAAGCTCCATACTTTTTAATTTCTTCACATAAGTATTTTGTATATTCTTCTAAATCATTATCAAGCTGTTTTCTGTTCATATTACAAAAAGAACAAATTTTATCACAGTAAGGAATATGGAAATATATCCCTAACTGTTTATTTTTATTTTCTGTATTAAGTAAATCTAAAAAATCATCTTTACTTGCTTTTAAATTTTGTGTAAATTTAGAAATAATATTTCCTACATCGTGATGTGATTTATATCGTATTTTAAACATAACATATCCTTTCCTAAATAAATTTACATACTATTGAAAAATAAGGGAGTTACATTCCAGTAACAAACTATTTTTCAATGTTATTGTTTTATGTTTTTGGAATAATATAAGGTTTGTCATTTTCATTATAGCAAACTTTACAATCTAAATTATAAACAGATTTTATATTTTTTTCATTTATTACTTCTTTTGGACTTCCTTTTTCTATAAATTTTCCATCTTTTAAAATTATTAGACTATCACAAAATAATGAAGCTAAATTCAAATCATGAATAATAATAATTACTGATATATTTTTTTGTATAGAAATATTTTTTAAAATTTTCATAAATTCCACAGCATTATTTAAGTCAAGTGCAGAAGTAGGTTCATCTAAAAGTAAAATTTTTGCTTCTTGAGCTAAAGCTCTTGCCAATAGTGCTTTTTGCAATTCTCCTCCTGATAAAGTTTCAATATTTCTATCTCTTAATTCTTTAATATTTAATAAATTTATATTATTTTCAACAATTTCACAATCACTTTTAGAATAATTATCCCAAGAATTTTTTAATAAAGGAAATCTACCTAATAAGACATAATCAAAAACAGAAATATTAGGAATTATTACACTTTTCTGTGGAATATACGAAATAAGTTGTGCTATTTTTTTATGACTAAGTTTTCTTATATCAGTGTTCATTATTTTAAAATATTCAAAACTACCATTTATATATTTAATAATATTTTTGGCTAAAGTTGATTTTCCACAACCATTTGGTCCAATTATTCCAGTCAATTTATTTTCATCTATATTTAAACTTAATTCCTTTAAAACTTCTTTTTTTCCATAGGAATAATTAAGCTTTTCAATATCTATTATAGCCATCATTTCCTCCTACTTTTTAAAGCTAAATATAGAAAGAATGGTGCTCCTAATATAGAAGTTATAACTCCTATTGGAATTTCAACAGGTGCTAAAATAATTCTTCCAAATGTATCACATATAAGTAAAAATATTCCACCGTAGATTAAAACAAAAGGGATTAATCTTGCATTTAAAGGTCCTATTATACTTCTCATTATATGAGGTACAATTAGCCCTACAAAACCTATCATTCCTGTAAAAGCAACAGAATAAGCTACAACAAAAGATGATACTATAAGTAAATGAAATTTTAATTTTGCTATATTTATTCCCAATGAATGTGCTTGTTCATCACCTAACATCAATATATCAAGCTCATTTCTTTTAGCATAAAAATATGCACTGGAAAAAACAAGTGGTATTATTAAAAATACTATTTGACTCCAACTAGCATTACCTAAATAGCCCATAAGCCACATTGTTATTCTAAATGAATCTTCTCCTATCATATAGATAGCAAATGATGTAAAGCCTGCTAAAAATGCTGACAAAGTTATACCAACAATTAATAAAGTATTAACTTCTATTTTATTTCCTCTTTTTGAAATTTTGAAAATTAAAAGTGTACTTAGCATACAACAGATAAAAGCGACTATTCCATAAGAAAACTCTGGTAGCTTTAAAAGGTAAGCTATAACTGCACCAAAAGTTGCACTTGAGGCAATACCAATTATATAAGGATCAGCAAGTGGATTTTGAAATATTATTTGTACAATATTTCCACTTGAAGCAAGTAACATGCCAACCAAGAATGCCATTAAAATTCTTGGTAATCTTAAATCAAATACTATCATTTTCATATATTCATCCATAGGAGATAAAAATAGTAAACTTTTTATTGGAATAAAAACACTCCCTATTGATAAAGAGAGTGCTATTACTATAAAAGTTATCATCAATGATATCAAAAAAAATATTTTTTTCATTTTGTTTCCTTTTATTAAAATTTATATTTAAAACCTGCATAATAATTTGTTCTTGGAGCTGGATCGTAAATTCTTTCTCCACTGCTAAGTCCTACACTATTATAATATTTAGCACCAAATATATTATTTATACCTGCATAAATATTTAATGAGTTAGTTAGTTTATAATCAGCTCTTAAATTAAATACTGATCTAGCCTTATCTTTTCCATTTTTATTTGCATTATCAATAAAGGCGGCTGCTCTATATTCATAGTCTGCTCCAACAGTAAATTTAGAAGTTATATCATAATCTACTGAAAAAACTAATTTATGTTTTGGAACATCTGCTATATGTTTTCCTTCAAAACTGCTAGAATTATCTTTTAAGATTTTAGTTTCAATAAATGAATATGCTTCTTTAAAAGTTAATTTTTCAAATTTTTGTTCAGCACCTAAGTCAAAACCATATCTTCTAGTTTTTCCAAGATTTGTACTTCTAAATGCAGTTCCATGAGCATTAGGAGCCCCTCCATCAAAAATAGTTGCTATTTCATCTTTTGTTTCACTATAAAATACATCAGCACTTAAAAGAGAACCAAATAGATAATCATTCCACCCTATTTCAAATAAATTTGTACTTTCAGATTTTAAATTATTAACCTTATAAATATAAACATTTGTAGCAGTTTCAACCTTATCAACTAATTGTCCAGGAGCAGGAGAAGTAAATGCTCTCTCATATTTTATGTAAGTATTTCCTGTATCTGAATACAAGTAATTTACTGCTAATGAACCTGCCCAGTTATCTTTAGATTTTTTTATATCCACTGTATCAGTATTGTTTCTTCTTGTCCCATCGTATTTAGAATTTTCAAATCTCAATCCTTGAATAAGTTCAATTTTATTAATTTTATAAGTATTCAACGCAAATACTTCAAATGTTTTCTTAGATAAATCTAATTTTGTATCTGCCATAGTTCTTTTTCCTACTAAATCCATTTTAGATATTCTAAGCATATCATTATCAGTATAACCTAAACCTATAACAACATTACTTCCTGCATTATCATAAGTAAATTTATCTTTAATTTTTATAGCTTTTTTTGTATCTTTGAATTGAGAAATAGTTTTAAAATCAACACTATTTGTACTTCCTAATTCAGCCAATAAAGCATTTAGTCTGTTTTGCATAGCTGTTCTTGCACTAGCTGGTAATCTTGGATTTCTTAGAGCAGCTCTTAACCCTGCAGCTTGTCCAGCTAACATTCCTTTATATTCTGTTGTATAATCTTCAACTGACTCAGAAGGTATATCTGTCTTTTGATAAAAACCTAAGATATTCAAATCATTTTTATCTCCTATTTTAGTATTATATGTTAAAGTAAATTCATCTTTTTTGATTCTATTTTTTTCATTTATTTCTTTATCATTTCCACTTTGTCT from Fusobacterium simiae encodes the following:
- a CDS encoding 3-hydroxyacyl-CoA dehydrogenase family protein is translated as MIKTIAVLGAGTMGHGIAEVFAMNNFQVNLYEISDERRNSVKEIIKKELEFLEENEYINKEKIKDTLNNIILYSDLKIAVENADFIIEVTPEKLELKQELFKNLSKLTKKEAILASNTSSLGLMEMIKFVPEEKKKYCMVNHWYNPAHLMPLVELSYFGNMPEEIFVEIEKIYKKANKVTIRVLKDIPGLIANRIQQGVAREVFSLMEMKSASNEDIDKALMFGPAFRYATTGQLEIADMGGLDIWDTVGNNLLKVMDNSQCANKLLKEKVEANKLGIKTGEGFFKYNKDDIEKINNNFYKKLLLQLKVSKNYQ
- a CDS encoding BKACE family enzyme — translated: MKTIITVAPTGAWPTKKDNPNIPMTPKEIADDVFECYKAGAAIAHLHMRDDEGRGSMSTDKFIETVKLIKEKCNIVINLTTSGDLNATEEDRQAHLKILKPELASYDCGTMNWMNNSLFINHPLFLEKLGKTMLENNIKPEIEVFDTSFIYNAKYYIKKGILKTPAHFQFILGAAGGIAATIDNLVYLKNLIPENSTWGALGIGKAHVPVMLATVAMGGHLRVGMEDNVYYGPGILAESNSQLVKRAADIIKIAGNEVATVEDVREIFKLTK
- a CDS encoding sigma 54-interacting transcriptional regulator, whose translation is MKKEIDIKNFDCLEILNNLYDGIYIVDGDGKTIFVNDAYCKITGIPREELIGKKVQEIQKKGLYKGSVTERVLKEKKVISSIGKSTITNKDILVTGTPIFDEKGKIKLIVINDRDISELKRLEIENIKYKEIQEKTDEKINFLNRKHILGKDISLDDLPTNISNIIKEISSSNITVLITGEFGTGKDSLAQKIYYYSNRTKNPFFQISCNEYEENLLEKELFGTIKEKNSHFGLLELANKGTLYISEIDMMSTKIQKKLLKVLNEKKLKKNGGEIINIDIRFIFSSNKDIEIEVKNKNFSKEFFEKINIISIKIPPLRERKASFSSFVNKFLIKFNKKYNKNINLLKDEMKLLKMYNWPGNLKELENFLERLVVTYNDGDDIKAIIKSMLLLEYSDILANQNLSLKEMMQKIEKNIIIKLLNQYGTVNKVAPILGISQPALSKKCKVLKILK
- a CDS encoding M18 family aminopeptidase; this encodes MEKLKFAKDLIKFIDESPSNYFACINTKNILEKKGFSELSEIEEWKLKKGGKYFVTINDSGIIAFTIGSEKISKTGYKIAASHTDSPGFLIKPNPEINRKSFNILNTEVYGGPILSTWFDRPLSFSGRVFVESDNAFRPKKYFINYDKDLFIIPSLCIHQNRGVNDGMAINAQKDTLPLVTITDEKEKFSLKKLLAKQLKVKEDKILSYDLNLYSREKGSLLGANEEFISVGRLDNLAALHAGVMSLVDNKDKKNTCVVVGYDNEEIGSNSIQGADSPTLKNILERISNAMKLSFEEHQQALANSFVISNDAAHSIHPNYLEKSDPTNEPKINCGPVIKMAANKSYITDGYSKAVIEKIAKDNKIPIQTFVNRSDVRGGSTIGPIQQSQIRILGIDIGSPLLSMHSVRELGGVDDHYNLYRLISEFFKK
- a CDS encoding toxin-antitoxin system YwqK family antitoxin, producing the protein MKKILFLLLAFCSFIAYAAGDINIDEINKYVREKLNRDKEITFTYKINKANNTLEGYSEEGRLIAVNSLKDEPAVAQMAGMKTKVSEKNGKLNPFSEIYLANGELAVRNTYKFNKDVNVFATDAVIAYINGEIPYSPELKAFIDGIDRIQIETFENNKLALFTTYEINHKTQQITIKNGLSPKVTITKAVLSINGLNGTMETYYENGKINQKVAIKNGLFNGKVEKFSDKSGKLVGTGTMKDGLPDGEFIEYDEAGKVISKVKYKDGKEVK
- a CDS encoding flavodoxin family protein, with protein sequence MKTLIVYSTISGNTKSVCERIYRVLKSEKKIVNVKDIKNVKVEDYDNIIIGFWCDKGTMDKDSIEFLKTLNNKNIYFLGTLGARPDSEHWNDVFENAKKLCSENNNFKDGLLIWGRISKEMQDIMKKFPAGHPHGVTPERIARWEAASTHPDEDDFKKAEEFFTNLLNK
- a CDS encoding coproporphyrinogen-III oxidase family protein translates to MFKIRYKSHHDVGNIISKFTQNLKASKDDFLDLLNTENKNKQLGIYFHIPYCDKICSFCNMNRKQLDNDLEEYTKYLCEEIKKYGAFKFCQTSEIDVVFFGGGTPTIFKKEQLERILKTLNENFKFAKDYEMTFETTLHNLTFEKLKVMEENGVNRISVGIQTFSNRGRKLLNRTYDKDYVVERLKEIKKRFSGLVCIDIIYNYANQTDEEVLQDADLLAEVEADSASFYSLMIHDGSDISKEREKDKSIYIYSLERDEELHNLFYSRCVEKGYKLLELTKLTNGRDSYKYIRNNNGLKNLLPIGNGAGGHIQDIGVYNMNQQMSFYSKTSEINHNLSMISGLMQFDKFDLEEIKKYCDDKIYKIIYKRLQEFEKEGYIKIENNFAIYQLKGIFWGNSLVANIIEEIGRHL
- a CDS encoding ABC transporter ATP-binding protein; its protein translation is MAIIDIEKLNYSYGKKEVLKELSLNIDENKLTGIIGPNGCGKSTLAKNIIKYINGSFEYFKIMNTDIRKLSHKKIAQLISYIPQKSVIIPNISVFDYVLLGRFPLLKNSWDNYSKSDCEIVENNINLLNIKELRDRNIETLSGGELQKALLARALAQEAKILLLDEPTSALDLNNAVEFMKILKNISIQKNISVIIIIHDLNLASLFCDSLIILKDGKFIEKGSPKEVINEKNIKSVYNLDCKVCYNENDKPYIIPKT
- a CDS encoding FecCD family ABC transporter permease, with protein sequence MKKIFFLISLMITFIVIALSLSIGSVFIPIKSLLFLSPMDEYMKMIVFDLRLPRILMAFLVGMLLASSGNIVQIIFQNPLADPYIIGIASSATFGAVIAYLLKLPEFSYGIVAFICCMLSTLLIFKISKRGNKIEVNTLLIVGITLSAFLAGFTSFAIYMIGEDSFRITMWLMGYLGNASWSQIVFLIIPLVFSSAYFYAKRNELDILMLGDEQAHSLGINIAKLKFHLLIVSSFVVAYSVAFTGMIGFVGLIVPHIMRSIIGPLNARLIPFVLIYGGIFLLICDTFGRIILAPVEIPIGVITSILGAPFFLYLALKSRRK
- a CDS encoding TonB-dependent receptor, producing MKKYLIGLSILIFCANVYGEVIDLGEKNIYSETGFEKNLRNSTTSPFIITSKDIETKGYTSVSEILDSVPGVNIQEGLHPAVDVRGQGFQKAKATVQLLVDGVPANMLDTSHMNVPIDVVNINEIERIEIIPGGGAVLYGSGTSGGVINIITKKYKGKNDVRGGMGYQVGSFANNKFDVSAGTSVGNFDFDVNYSKNRKHGYRNYDFTNSDYFSGRINYNISNTSNIAFKYSGYRDKYTYPSFLTQKELNDNRRQSGNDKEINEKNRIKKDEFTLTYNTKIGDKNDLNILGFYQKTDIPSESVEDYTTEYKGMLAGQAAGLRAALRNPRLPASARTAMQNRLNALLAELGSTNSVDFKTISQFKDTKKAIKIKDKFTYDNAGSNVVIGLGYTDNDMLRISKMDLVGKRTMADTKLDLSKKTFEVFALNTYKINKIELIQGLRFENSKYDGTRRNNTDTVDIKKSKDNWAGSLAVNYLYSDTGNTYIKYERAFTSPAPGQLVDKVETATNVYIYKVNNLKSESTNLFEIGWNDYLFGSLLSADVFYSETKDEIATIFDGGAPNAHGTAFRSTNLGKTRRYGFDLGAEQKFEKLTFKEAYSFIETKILKDNSSSFEGKHIADVPKHKLVFSVDYDITSKFTVGADYEYRAAAFIDNANKNGKDKARSVFNLRADYKLTNSLNIYAGINNIFGAKYYNSVGLSSGERIYDPAPRTNYYAGFKYKF